The genome window GCGATCGACCGCATGCTGGACTTCGCCGCCGCCAAGAAGGCCAAGGCCCTGCCGAGCGGCGCGCTGGAGCAGAACGCGACGCTGTTCTCGGGAGTGGGTCCGGCATGACGACCCTGCGCAATCCCTTCATCCCGGAAGCCGGCTTCGACGACAAGCTGCAGTCGGCCTTCGAACAGAACATCCTGGCCGCGCTGCTGGAAGACGTCGGCACCGGCGACCTGACCGGCAAGCTGGTGCCCGCCGACACGCGCGTGCAGGCGCGCGTGATCGTGCGCGAGGAAGCCGTGCTGTGCGGCGCGCCCTGGTTCGAGGGCGTGATGCTGGCGGTCGACCAGGACCTCGAGATCGACTGGAAGTACGCCGAGGGCGAGCTGATGGCGGCCGACAGCGTGGTCTGCACCATCGCCGGCGCGCCGCGCTCGTTGCTCACCGCCGAGCGCGCGGCCCTGAACTTCCTGCAACTGCTGTCGGGCGTGGCCACGGCCACCCGCCGCTACGTCGACGTGATCGCCGGCACCCGCGCCGCCATCCTCGACACCCGCAAGACCCTGCCGGGCCTGCGCCTGGCGCAAAAGTACGCGGTGCGGGTGGGCGGCGGCCAGAACCAGCGCCTGGCGCTCTACGACGGCATCCTGATCAAGGAAAACCACATCGCCGCGGCCGGCGGCGTGACCGCCGCCCTGCAGGCGGCGGACGCGCTCGATGCCGGCGTGCCGGTGCAGATCGAGGTCGAGACCATCGCCCAGCTCGAGGAAGCGCTGGCGGGCGGCGTAAAGTCTGTGTTGCTGGACAATTTCAACCTCGACATGATGCGCGAGGCGGTGCGGGTGAATGCCGGCCGCGCCTTGCTGGAAGCCTCGGGCGGCGTCAATTTGCAGACCGTGCGGGCGATCGCCGAAACCGGCGTCGACCGCATCTCGATCGGCAGCCTGACCAAGGACCTGCGCGCGACCGACTATTCGCTGCGGATCGTCGGATGAGCGCCGCGTCCAAGCTGTCGCGCTCCCTCGGCTCGCGCCTGTTCTGGCTGGGTTTCGGCCTGCTGCTGGGGCTGCCGCAACTGCTGGACGGGATCCGCTACGACCTCAACGGTGAGCTGTTCTTCGGCCTCGGCATGCTGCTGCTCGGCCTGCGCGGCTTCCTGCGCCCGGTGGTGCTGGGGCGCGCGCTGCGCATGCAGGGGCCTGCCGCGTCCGAGGACGTCACGATCGGCTCGCCCGCGCTGCTGGGCGCCCTGTCGCTGGCGATGGCGGCGGCCCTGGTCACCGGCCTGGTCCTCAAGTTCATGGCCCAGCAATAAGGGCCCGGCAATAAGGGTCCGGCGACGCCTCAGACCCCGCTCTCGCTGGCCCGCGCCAGCGCTTCCGCCCGCGCGTCGCGGAGCAGGACCGGCTCGCCGACCTGGGCGGCGATCGCATCGACCGCCGCGACCACCTTCTCGGGATGGGCGTAGTGCAGCATGTGGCCGACGCCCGGGCAGAGCTCCAGTTGTCCGTCGCGCACGCCGCCCTGCAGCCGCTCCGAATTGTGGGTGAAATCGATGATGCGGTCGCCCGTGCCGGCCAGGATCCTGACCGGCACCTTCAGTTCCCCGTAATGCCGCGCCAGCATGGCCGCGCCGGGCACCAGCATGGCGCTGTCGGCGGCCGTGGCGCGCAACTGCTTCGGCCTCAGGGCCATCCATACCGGCAGACCCTTGAAGCGGCCGGACACCGGCATCGGCGCGAAAGTGCGGCGCGTGACCGGCCGCCACAGCATGCGCGAGAGCAGGGGCGAGACCGTGTGGCTGAGCAGGTCGCCGACCACCGGCAGCGCCGGCGCCCCTGTGAAGGGGACTTCGGCGCGCAGGCTGGGGTAGTAGTAGCCGCCCAGCAGCACCAGGCCGCGCACGACCTCCGGCGCCTGCAATCCCATCGCCAGGGCCGGCAGCGTGCCCCAGGAATGGCCCAGCACGATGGCCGACTGGATCTGCAGCTCCTGCAGCGCGCGATGCAGCAGGCGCGCCTGCCGCTCCGGCGTCCAGACGGTCGTGCGCGGGCGCTCGCTGTAGCCGTAACCCGGGCGGTCGAAGGCGATCACCCGGTAATGGCGCGCCGCCGCGTCCAGCACTCCGCTGAGCTCGAAATCCTTGGCATGCACGCCGATTCCGTGCAAGAGCACCAGCACCGGACCCTCGCCGCGCTCGAGATAGTGCAGGCGCACCCCGTCGACCGTGACGAACTTGCCCTCCGGCGGGTGCTCGCGCTCGACCTCGCGCGTCTTCGCGCGCACGTAGAGCCAGGAAGCGGCCAGGCCGAGGCCGAGGCCGGCCAGCAGCAGGCCGGTGCGCGACGCGGGTGCGCGGGTGCGGAGCGCGCGGCTCCTCTGGTAGTCGCTCACAATACCCCCTTGTGGTCGATGAGCGCGGGCGGCAGGGCCGGCGGCCGGGCATTGAGCAGCTCGGCCACGAGCGGCAGCACGTGCTCGCTGGATTCATCGAGTTTGAGATGCAGCAGGTCGTCCGCACGGGTGCGTCCGAGGTTGACGGCGGCGATCAGCTTGCCGGTCTCGCGCGCCATGCGGCAGAAGCGGAAGCCCGAGTAGACCATCAGCGAGGAGCCGACCACCAGCAGGGCGTCGGCCGCTTCCATCTGGGCCAGCGCGGCGGTGGTGCGGGCCGCCGGAACGTTGTCGCCGAAGAACACCACGTCCGGCGCCAGGGCGCCGCCGCAGTGCAGGCAGCCCGGCAGCGTGAAATCGGTGATGGCGTCCGGGTCGAGCGCGGCGTCGCCGTCCGGCAGCGGCGTCGCCAGGGCCTGGGCCAGTTGCGGGTTCGCCGCTTCCAGTTGGTTCTGGACCAGGGCGCGCGGAAACTGCGCCTCGCAGGCCAGGCAGCGGACAGTGTGAATATTGCCGTGCAGCTCGAGCACGGCATGACTGCCGGCCTGGTGATGCAGGCCGTCGACGTTCTGGGTCAGGATGAAGCCGATCTTGCCGCTCGCTTCGAGCGCGGCCAGGGCCTTGTGGCCCCGGTTGGGCGTAGCCTTGGCCAGCACCGGCCAGCCCACCATGCTGCGCGCCCAGTAGCGGCGCTGCACCGCCTCGGAACGCCGGAATTCCGGTCCCTGGATAGGCTGCTTGCCGCGCCGGGCGCCGTCGCGGTCGCGGTAGTCGGGGATGCCCGACGCGGTCGACAATCCGGCCCCGGTAAGGACCAGGGTGCGCGCATGCCGCTCGAGGAAGGCGGCCAGCTCCTCGGCGCGCTGGCGCGCCGGGCCGTCCGTGATGCTGAAACCTTCTGCCATGTCGCTGAATCCTCCCTATGCCTGGGATCGTAACACCGGCGCCCAGCCGCTCGGAACACGATTCCCCGCCAACATAATGGCCCGCGAGGGGAGGGGGTGTTCCTGGTGATGTCGCCTAGATGGTTCCGTCCGCCTGGTTTCACAATGGCCGTGCGGCCGATCCACGGTATCATCGGGCATCCATTTTACGAGGGAATGTCATGCCCAGCTTCGCCCCGGCCCGCGTCCTGGCGGCCTTCTGTTTCGCCCTGAGCTGCGCGGGCGCGGCCGCCGCGCCGCCGTCGCCGGCCGTGCGGGCCGAGATCGACACCCTGCTGGAGCGGCTCAAAGGCTCCGGTTGCCATTTCGAGCGCAACCGCAGCTGGTATGGCGGCGAGCAGGCCGAGGCCCACCTGCGGCGCAAACTGCGCTACATCGAAGGGCGCAAGGAAGGCTTGACCAGCACCGAGCAGTTCATCGAACTCGCCGCCAGCGCCAGCAGCATGGCCGGCAAACCCTACCGGGTGCGTTGCGGCGGCGCGGAGCCGGTGCGCAGCCGCGACTGGCTGCTGCAGGAGCTGACCCGCATCCGCACGACCAAACCGTAACCGCTGGAGTTTCGCTTTGGCGCGGCGCGCGCCGGCTCTCAAGGAAGAGATATTGCCGAGCAAGTCCAGCGTGCTACTCTGGCAAGGGCAAGCTTGCCGACCATTTCAGGTCTCTCACCCGACGAGAGGTGCAAGGATGGAAACCCTGAGCGCGACCGACCGGACGACCCGCCCCTTGCTTGGCGCCCTGCGTCCGGAGTGGCAAAGAATGAGCGAGGGCTTGAGCATCGCCAAGATCCACCCGGCCTCGCTCTCCTGGGAGCTCGACCCGGTGCTGCAGATCGACTGGTTCAGGATGAGCAGGCGCTTCTTTCCGCCCCACCCGCATGCCGGCTTCTCGGCGGTCACCCTGATGCTGCCGAACTCCGCAGGCGGTTTCATCAACCGCGACAGCCTCGGGGACGCATCCGCGATTCCGCCCGGCGCCATGCACTGGACCGAGGCGGCGCGCGGCATGATGCACGAAGAAGTGCCGCAGATCGAAGGCCTGGAATGTCATGGGCTGCAAATTTTCGTCAACCTGCCCGCGCGCTTCAAGCTGGCCGCGCCGGCCGTGTATCACGTCGAACGCGAACAGCTGCAGCCCGTCGTGCTCGGCGGCGCGAAGGTGTATTGCTACGTGGGCGATTTCGCCGGCCTGCGGCGCGGTGCGGTCGCCCCGCGCACCACCGTCGCGCTCTGGACCATCGCGCTGGAGGCTCATGCGCCGCTGGCGCTCCCCCTGCCGCCGGACTGGAACCTGAGCCTGCTGGTCACCGAGGGCGCCATCGTCGTCGATGGCCAGACGTATCCGGAAGGCTCGGTGCTCGGCTTCGGCCATGGCGACCTGGTGCGCATCGAACCGGGCGCCACGCCGGCCGGCGCGGTCGTGCTGGCGGGGCCGGCGCTGCGTGAACCGCTCGCCGTGTCGGGCCCTTCGTGATGAGCGACCAGTCCCAGCTGACCGACGCGAAGCGCCGCTACGCGGCCGGCGAAATGGGCCGGCTCGCCCCGTCGGCCGCTGCCTAATCGCCACCGGGATCCCATGCCGCCGCCCGCGCGGCAAGGCGAGGCTCAGCGCGCCGACGCGGCGATGCCGCCCACGATCATGGCAAAGGCCAGGATGTGGTAGAGGTGGGGCGCTTCGCCCAGGAAAGCCGAGGACAGCAGGGCCGTGAACAGGGGCGTCAGGTTGATGAAGAAGGCGCCGATGCTGGGACCGGCGCGCTGCACGCCGGCGCCCCAGCAGCGCATCGCCAGGATCGCCGGGCCGAGGGCCACGTAGAGCAGGGCGGCGGCCACTCCCCAGCTCCAGGTGATGCGCAGGTCCTGGAGCGCCCATTCGCCGCCCGCCAGCGCCGCCGACCACAGCACCCCGTAGCCGACCTGGGCCAGCAGGAAGGCGGCCCAGTCGGCGCGCAGTTCCGGCGCGTCGCGCCGCTCCATCAGCATCCAGCTGTAGAAGGACCAGGCGATGGTGGCCAAAATCATGTACAGGTCGCCGATCACCAGGCGCAGCGCTGCCAGCTGGGCCAGGTCGCCGCGGCACATCACCACCAGCACCCCGGCGATCGACAGCACCGCGCCCGCCACCTGGCGCCGCTTGACCGGCGCTTTATAGAAGAGCTTGCCGACCACCAGCATCCAGACCGGCATGCCGGAGGCGACCAGGGTGACATTGATCGGGGTCGAGCTTTGCAGGGCCAGGTATTGCAGCGAGTTGTACAGGCCCACGCTGAGCAGGCCGAGCATGCTGTAGCGGCGCCAGTTCTTCAGCACGCCGCTGCCCGGGCGCAGGGCCGCGCGCCCGAGCGGCACCAGCACTGCCAGCGCCAGCACCCAGCGGATCAGGTTCAGGGTCATGGGCGGCACGGCGTCGCGCATCAGTCGGCCGACCACGGCGTTGCCGGCCCACAGGATGGGCGGCGTGGTCAGCAGCAGGATGGTCGGGAGCGTGAGCTGGGGTCGGTTCATCGCAAGGCGGTCCGCCGTCGCCGCCGGTCAGCGGCGGCGCGGCGTCAGGACGCTCGGCAGGGCCTTGGGCAGGGTGTCGGGGAAGTCGCGCGAGAAGTGCAGGCCGCGGCTCTCGTGGCGCGACAGCGCGCTGCGCACGATCAGGTGGGCCACCTCGACCAGGTTGCGCAGTTCCAGCAGGTCGGGCGTGATGCGGAAGTTGCGGTAGTACTCGTCGATCTCTTCCTTGAGCAGCTTGATGCGGTGCAGGGCGCGCTCGAGGCGCTTGGTGGTGCGCACGATGCCCACGTAGTTCCACATGAAGCGGCGCAGCTCGTCCCAGTTGTGGGCGATGACCACTTCTTCGTCGGCGTTGGTGACCCGGCTCTCGTCCCAGGCGGGCAGTGCCGGATGCTCGACCCGCGGCGCGGCCGCGATCTGGTGGGCGCAGGCGCGCCCCACCACCACGCATTCCAGCAGCGAATTGCTGGCCAGGCGGTTGGCGCCGTGCAGGCCGGTGCAGGCGGTTTCGCCCACCGCATACAGGCCAGGGATGTCGGTGCGACCGGCCAGGTCGGTGACGATGCCGCCGCAGGTGAAATGCACGGCCGGCACCACCGGAATCGGCTCCTTCGTAATGTCGATGCCGAGCTCCAGGCAGCGCGCGTAGATGGTGGGGAAATGCTCCTTGAGGAATTCCGGGTCCTGGTGGCTGATGTCGAGATGGACGTAGTCCAGGCCGCGCTTCTTCATCTCGAAGTCGATGGCGCGCGCGACCACGTCGCGCGGGGCCAGTTCGCCGCGCTCGTCGTGGGCCGGCATGAAGCGGGTCCCGGCGGCCGGTCCGGCTTCCGGCGGCAGCTTGAGCAGGCCGCCTTCGCCGCGGATCGCCTCGGTGATCAGGAAGGACTTGGCGTAGGGGTGGTACAGGCAGGTCGGATGGAACTGGATGAATTCCATGTTCGAGATGCGGCAGCCGGCGCGCCAGGCCATGGCGATGCCGTCGCCGGTGGCGGTGTCGGGATTGGTCGTGTACAGGTAGACCTTGCCGGCGCCGCCGGTGGCCAGCACGGTGTGCTCGGCTTCCACGGTCAGCACCTTGCCGTTGCGTACGTCCTGCACGTAGAGGCCGTAGCAGCGCGGCTGGCCCACCAGGTGCGGGGTGTTGCCGCGCACCCCGTCGGCGCCCAGCTTGTCGGAGGTGACCAGGTCGATCGCGCAGTGGTGCTCGAACAGCGCGATATTGGGGTGGGCGCGCACCTTCTGTTCCAGGGTGACCTGGACTGCGTGGCCGGTGGCGTCGGCGGCGTGGATGATGCGGCGCTGGCTGTGGCCGCCCTCGCGGGTCAGGTGAAAGCCCAGTTCGGCGGATTCGTCGCGGGTGAAGGGCACGCCCTGTTCGATCAGCCATTCGATGGCTTCGCGGCCATGTTCGACGATGTAGCGGGTGGCGGCCTCGTCGCACAGGCCGGCGCCGGCCACCAGGGTGTCGGCGATGTGCTGGTCGTGGCTGTCGCCCGAATCGAGCACGGCGGCGATGCCGCCCTGGGCCCAGTTGCTGGCTCCGTCGAGGAGCTCGCGCTTCGAGATGATGGCGACCTTGCGCGTTTGCGCCAGGTGCAGGGCCACCGACAGGCCGGCCAGACCGCTGCCGACGATTGCGACGTCAAATTTCATGGCGAATGTCATATTTGTACAGAGGCATCACTATAGACGATTTGCGCACCCGGCGTCAGGCGTCCGTCCGGCCGGTAAGCAGGCGAAGAGGGCGGGACAGCGGCGGGACAGCGCCCGGCCAGCGTACGGCGCCGCACCGATGCCCGCCTGGCAGCGGGCTAGGATGGCGCATCTCATCCAGGAGGATCGCCATGTCTTACGATAATTCCCAACACGCCGCCGCGCTGGCGGATCGTATCGGCGCGATGCGCTTCGCCATGTTCACCTTCCGCGACCAGCATGGCCACCTGGCCAGCCAGCCGATGACCAACCAGCAGGTCGACCGCGAGGGCGGCCTGTGGTTCTATGTGCGCACCACCACCGCCCTGTGGGACAGCATCGCCCACGACCCCGAGGTCAATGTCAGCTTCGCCAACAATGACGACAGCACCTATGTGTCGGTCAGCGGCACGGCCGAGCGCGTGGTCGACCGCGCGCAGATCCGCGCCCTGTGGAACCCGATGGTGCAGGCCTGGTTCCCGGCCGGCCCGGACGACGAGCACGTGGTCCTGGTGCGGGTGCTGCCGCACGCCGCCGAATACTGGGACTCGAACGACAGCAAGATGGTGCGCCTGTTCGCGATGGCCAAGGCGGCCGTCACCGGCAGCACCCCGGACGTCGACGCCGAGCACGGCACCATCAGGATGTAAACCTGCTTTCTTGCCTCCAGTCACGCCTGTCGCGTAGAGTAGGCGTTTTGACTGGAGCGAACCATGAGCCTGTCCTGGCGCCGCGCTGCGGCATGACGATCCCGAGCCCCCTCGAACTGGCGGCCAATGTGTTCACCGCGCTGTCCATCGTCCTCGCCGGACGCAACAGCGTTCACACCTGGTGGGCCGGCATCGTCGGCTGCAGCCTGTTCGGGCTGCTGTTCGCGCAGAGCCGGCTGTATGCGGACGTGCTGCTGCAGCTGTTTTTCGTGGGCACGAGCGTGCTGGGATGGTGGCGCTGGGCGCGCGGCGACCACGGCGCGCCCCTGCCGATCACCCATGCCGGATGGCGCACCCTGCTGTGGATGGTGCCCCTCGGCCTGGCCTGCACGGCCGCCTACGGCGCGCTGCTCCACCACTACACGGACGCCTACGCTCCCTTCGTCGACTCGGCCGTGCTGGTGTTCAGCGTGATCGCCCAGCTCCTCATGATGCAGCGGCGCATCGAGAACTGGCCGGTCTGGCTGCTCGTCAACACGGTGGCGGTGCCCCTCTACTTCAGCCGCGGGCTGACCCTGACCGCCGTCCTGTATGTGGGTTTCTGGATCAACGCCATCGTGTCCTGGATCTGGTGGCGCAAGCTGGCACGCGCCCAGGCCGCAGGCCTCAAGGCTTAGGCGGCAGGTCTTCCGGGCTTTGGTTGCCGCCGGTCTCGGGCGTGCCCAGGCCGGTGTCGCGGATGCCGGCCTGGCTCGAGCGCGTATCCTGGGCGCCGCGTCCAGGGCGCGCCATGGCGCTGTCGGGGGCGGCGACGTCCAGCGTGGGGCCGGCCGAGCCGTCCGGGGCATTGGTGGTCTCGCCGGACTGGTTGCGGCTCAGCCCGTCGCCGCCGTTGCCGCCGGTCTCCTGCTGAGTTTCGTGGCTGCGCGTGGCACCTTGCTCGCCGCTGGTCTCGCCGCCCACGCCGAGCGTGGTGGAGGGATCGTCCTGGGCCGGGGCGCCCGGGCCGGAAGGGGTCGGAGTGCTCATGATGTCGGTCCTCCTGAAATGAAGTACCGCCATTGTCCCGCTTCACGGCGCGCAAGGCTGTCGGCGCGCCGTGGATGGCCTTGTAGGAGAGCAGCTAGCCCCCCGTGCCGCTTACTTCGCGGCTTCCAGACGGGTGACGACGAAGGCGCCTTCGATGCGCTCGGCCACGAAGCGGATGGTGTCGCCCACCTTGACCTGGTCGAGCCAGGCCGGATCCTTGACCCGGAAAGCCATCGACATCGGCGGCATGTTCAGGTTCGCCAGCGGACCGTGCTTGATGGTCAGCTTGCCGGCCTCCTTGTCCACCTTGCGCACTTCGCCGCTGGCCATCTCGGCGGCGGCGGCCTGGCCGGCGTGCGCGGCATGCTGGTCCTGGGCCAGCGCCGGGGCGGCGCAAGCGGCGAAAGCGGCAACAGCGGCGAGCAGGGTGAGCGTCGATTTCATGGGCGTGTCTCCTCAGTTGTAATGTTTGTAGACGCTGGCCTTGCCGCCGTCCTTCACCAGCAGCACGTCATAGGGGTCCTTGCGCGGCCCCTGGTCCATGCCCGGCGAGCCGAGCGGCATGGCCGGCACCGCCAGGCCGCGCGCCTTGGGCTTCTCGGCCAGCATGCGCTTGATCTCGGCGGCCGGAACATGGCCTTCGAGCGCGTAGCCGTTCACGCGGCCGGAATGGCAGGAGCCGTATTGCGCCGGAATGCCGAACTTCTCGCGGTAGTCGGAGGGGTTGTCGACGTCGGTCGCCTTGACCGTGAAGCCGTTGGCCTCCAGGTGCTTGATCCATTCCTTGCAGCAGCCGCAGTAGGCCGTCTTGTAGACCTCGATCACGGGTTGGGCCGCGGCGGCGGCCAGCGGCAGCCCGATCAGCGCGGCGCTCGCGGTCTGCATGAGGAATCGTTTGATCATGGCTACTCCTGAGTAATCGGATTTCGTGTTGGTAATGTGCGTGCCCGTGGGCGCCGGCGATGCTATGGTCGCCACCACGATGCGACGCCCGCACTATACCAGCCTGGAGCGCCGCCCGCGCCCTTCGTAGCATCCACTTACATAGGGGAAGGCCATGGAAAGCCCGCGTTATACCACCTGCATCGAAGCCTGCAACGACTGCGCCGACGCCTGCGACACCTGCGCAGCCGCCTGCCTGGGCGAGGACGGGGTCAAGATGATGACGCGCTGCATTGCGCTGGACATGGACTGCGCGCAGCTTTGCCGCACCGCCGCGTCCATCATGGCACGCGGCGGCGAAGCGGCGCAGGCGGTCTGCATCGCCTGCGCCGAGGTCTGCGACCTGTGCGCCGAAGAATGCGTTCGCCATACCATGCAGCACTGCCAGGATTGCGCGGCCGCCTGCCGCCGCTGCGCCGCCGAGTGCCGCCGGATGGGCGGGCAGGCGGCGCCTGCGGCCGGCTTCGGGGTGCCCGCACCGCACTGAAGGCCCGCTCTTCCGGCAGGGGAGGGGCAATGTTATACTGTATATAAGCACAGTACTCAACCTTGCCCCCAATGCCGACTTTCCTGCCCATCGACCTCGACCCGCCGCCAGATGAGGGGGCGGAGCGGGCGCAAGCGACGCGCGCCGGCCGCGGCGCCCGCGGCGCACATGACGAGCCGATCACGGGCGCCGCCAACGACGTCGAGATCGCACGCGAATACATCGCGCACGGCGAACTGAGCGCCAAATCGATCGCCAACGTCCAGAAGGAGCTCTACCGCTTC of Massilia sp. KIM contains these proteins:
- a CDS encoding copper-binding protein → MKSTLTLLAAVAAFAACAAPALAQDQHAAHAGQAAAAEMASGEVRKVDKEAGKLTIKHGPLANLNMPPMSMAFRVKDPAWLDQVKVGDTIRFVAERIEGAFVVTRLEAAK
- a CDS encoding DUF411 domain-containing protein; amino-acid sequence: MIKRFLMQTASAALIGLPLAAAAAQPVIEVYKTAYCGCCKEWIKHLEANGFTVKATDVDNPSDYREKFGIPAQYGSCHSGRVNGYALEGHVPAAEIKRMLAEKPKARGLAVPAMPLGSPGMDQGPRKDPYDVLLVKDGGKASVYKHYN
- a CDS encoding pyridoxamine 5'-phosphate oxidase family protein, which encodes MSYDNSQHAAALADRIGAMRFAMFTFRDQHGHLASQPMTNQQVDREGGLWFYVRTTTALWDSIAHDPEVNVSFANNDDSTYVSVSGTAERVVDRAQIRALWNPMVQAWFPAGPDDEHVVLVRVLPHAAEYWDSNDSKMVRLFAMAKAAVTGSTPDVDAEHGTIRM
- a CDS encoding DUF5329 domain-containing protein, whose product is MPSFAPARVLAAFCFALSCAGAAAAPPSPAVRAEIDTLLERLKGSGCHFERNRSWYGGEQAEAHLRRKLRYIEGRKEGLTSTEQFIELAASASSMAGKPYRVRCGGAEPVRSRDWLLQELTRIRTTKP
- a CDS encoding NAD-dependent protein deacetylase — translated: MAEGFSITDGPARQRAEELAAFLERHARTLVLTGAGLSTASGIPDYRDRDGARRGKQPIQGPEFRRSEAVQRRYWARSMVGWPVLAKATPNRGHKALAALEASGKIGFILTQNVDGLHHQAGSHAVLELHGNIHTVRCLACEAQFPRALVQNQLEAANPQLAQALATPLPDGDAALDPDAITDFTLPGCLHCGGALAPDVVFFGDNVPAARTTAALAQMEAADALLVVGSSLMVYSGFRFCRMARETGKLIAAVNLGRTRADDLLHLKLDESSEHVLPLVAELLNARPPALPPALIDHKGVL
- a CDS encoding four-helix bundle copper-binding protein, giving the protein MESPRYTTCIEACNDCADACDTCAAACLGEDGVKMMTRCIALDMDCAQLCRTAASIMARGGEAAQAVCIACAEVCDLCAEECVRHTMQHCQDCAAACRRCAAECRRMGGQAAPAAGFGVPAPH
- a CDS encoding pirin family protein, with amino-acid sequence METLSATDRTTRPLLGALRPEWQRMSEGLSIAKIHPASLSWELDPVLQIDWFRMSRRFFPPHPHAGFSAVTLMLPNSAGGFINRDSLGDASAIPPGAMHWTEAARGMMHEEVPQIEGLECHGLQIFVNLPARFKLAAPAVYHVEREQLQPVVLGGAKVYCYVGDFAGLRRGAVAPRTTVALWTIALEAHAPLALPLPPDWNLSLLVTEGAIVVDGQTYPEGSVLGFGHGDLVRIEPGATPAGAVVLAGPALREPLAVSGPS
- a CDS encoding DMT family transporter — protein: MNRPQLTLPTILLLTTPPILWAGNAVVGRLMRDAVPPMTLNLIRWVLALAVLVPLGRAALRPGSGVLKNWRRYSMLGLLSVGLYNSLQYLALQSSTPINVTLVASGMPVWMLVVGKLFYKAPVKRRQVAGAVLSIAGVLVVMCRGDLAQLAALRLVIGDLYMILATIAWSFYSWMLMERRDAPELRADWAAFLLAQVGYGVLWSAALAGGEWALQDLRITWSWGVAAALLYVALGPAILAMRCWGAGVQRAGPSIGAFFINLTPLFTALLSSAFLGEAPHLYHILAFAMIVGGIAASAR
- the nadB gene encoding L-aspartate oxidase is translated as MKFDVAIVGSGLAGLSVALHLAQTRKVAIISKRELLDGASNWAQGGIAAVLDSGDSHDQHIADTLVAGAGLCDEAATRYIVEHGREAIEWLIEQGVPFTRDESAELGFHLTREGGHSQRRIIHAADATGHAVQVTLEQKVRAHPNIALFEHHCAIDLVTSDKLGADGVRGNTPHLVGQPRCYGLYVQDVRNGKVLTVEAEHTVLATGGAGKVYLYTTNPDTATGDGIAMAWRAGCRISNMEFIQFHPTCLYHPYAKSFLITEAIRGEGGLLKLPPEAGPAAGTRFMPAHDERGELAPRDVVARAIDFEMKKRGLDYVHLDISHQDPEFLKEHFPTIYARCLELGIDITKEPIPVVPAVHFTCGGIVTDLAGRTDIPGLYAVGETACTGLHGANRLASNSLLECVVVGRACAHQIAAAPRVEHPALPAWDESRVTNADEEVVIAHNWDELRRFMWNYVGIVRTTKRLERALHRIKLLKEEIDEYYRNFRITPDLLELRNLVEVAHLIVRSALSRHESRGLHFSRDFPDTLPKALPSVLTPRRR
- the pnuC gene encoding nicotinamide riboside transporter PnuC, translated to MPSPLELAANVFTALSIVLAGRNSVHTWWAGIVGCSLFGLLFAQSRLYADVLLQLFFVGTSVLGWWRWARGDHGAPLPITHAGWRTLLWMVPLGLACTAAYGALLHHYTDAYAPFVDSAVLVFSVIAQLLMMQRRIENWPVWLLVNTVAVPLYFSRGLTLTAVLYVGFWINAIVSWIWWRKLARAQAAGLKA
- a CDS encoding alpha/beta fold hydrolase encodes the protein MSDYQRSRALRTRAPASRTGLLLAGLGLGLAASWLYVRAKTREVEREHPPEGKFVTVDGVRLHYLERGEGPVLVLLHGIGVHAKDFELSGVLDAAARHYRVIAFDRPGYGYSERPRTTVWTPERQARLLHRALQELQIQSAIVLGHSWGTLPALAMGLQAPEVVRGLVLLGGYYYPSLRAEVPFTGAPALPVVGDLLSHTVSPLLSRMLWRPVTRRTFAPMPVSGRFKGLPVWMALRPKQLRATAADSAMLVPGAAMLARHYGELKVPVRILAGTGDRIIDFTHNSERLQGGVRDGQLELCPGVGHMLHYAHPEKVVAAVDAIAAQVGEPVLLRDARAEALARASESGV
- the nadC gene encoding carboxylating nicotinate-nucleotide diphosphorylase; this translates as MTTLRNPFIPEAGFDDKLQSAFEQNILAALLEDVGTGDLTGKLVPADTRVQARVIVREEAVLCGAPWFEGVMLAVDQDLEIDWKYAEGELMAADSVVCTIAGAPRSLLTAERAALNFLQLLSGVATATRRYVDVIAGTRAAILDTRKTLPGLRLAQKYAVRVGGGQNQRLALYDGILIKENHIAAAGGVTAALQAADALDAGVPVQIEVETIAQLEEALAGGVKSVLLDNFNLDMMREAVRVNAGRALLEASGGVNLQTVRAIAETGVDRISIGSLTKDLRATDYSLRIVG